A section of the bacterium genome encodes:
- a CDS encoding acyl-CoA dehydrogenase — protein sequence MISFGPTEEQEVVRDAMREFSEQVLRPVARDADEASALPDGVLDQVWELGLTNTQLPEEFGGGGEPRSPITNALILEELAFGDPGLAIAATHPSVFAFAINDFGTAEQKASYLPRFCEERFAPASLALIEPSPAFDPLALQTTAEAKEGGFVLTGHKRFVVLGDRAEHFLVVARNAQSADTGAESLDAFIVPRDAAGLTIGDLELNLGMKGLPTVSLELEKVEVPAEARLGGEAGIDAGRLLAGTRTANAALLVGLARAVREYAIPYAKDRHAFGEAIAQKQAIAFMLSDMQIETHAMRWLTWKAAATLESLEDATKAAIFASTYASEKGMKLADDGLQVLGGHGFIREHPVEMWYRAARTLSVLQGVAAV from the coding sequence ATGATCTCGTTCGGACCCACCGAAGAGCAGGAAGTCGTGCGCGATGCGATGCGCGAGTTCTCGGAGCAGGTGCTCCGTCCCGTGGCGCGCGACGCCGACGAAGCCAGTGCGCTTCCGGACGGCGTCCTCGACCAGGTATGGGAACTCGGTCTCACCAACACCCAGCTGCCCGAAGAATTCGGCGGTGGCGGCGAGCCCCGCTCGCCGATAACGAACGCACTGATCCTCGAGGAACTGGCGTTCGGCGATCCGGGCCTGGCGATTGCCGCAACCCATCCCTCGGTGTTCGCGTTCGCGATCAACGATTTCGGAACCGCCGAGCAGAAGGCCAGCTACTTGCCGCGCTTCTGCGAGGAGCGCTTCGCTCCGGCGAGCTTGGCCTTGATCGAGCCGTCTCCGGCATTCGATCCGCTAGCGCTCCAGACCACGGCAGAAGCGAAGGAAGGCGGCTTCGTCCTGACGGGCCACAAGCGCTTCGTCGTGCTCGGCGATCGCGCCGAGCACTTCCTGGTGGTCGCGCGAAATGCCCAGAGTGCCGACACAGGCGCCGAGAGCCTCGACGCGTTCATCGTGCCGAGGGACGCCGCCGGCCTGACGATCGGCGATCTCGAGCTGAACCTCGGCATGAAGGGCCTGCCCACCGTGAGCCTCGAGCTGGAGAAGGTGGAGGTACCGGCCGAAGCACGCCTTGGCGGCGAGGCTGGGATCGATGCGGGGCGTCTGCTTGCGGGCACCCGCACTGCCAACGCGGCGTTGCTGGTCGGCCTGGCACGCGCCGTGCGCGAGTACGCGATTCCCTACGCCAAGGATCGCCACGCCTTTGGCGAGGCCATCGCCCAGAAGCAGGCCATCGCGTTCATGCTCTCGGACATGCAGATCGAGACCCACGCGATGCGCTGGCTCACCTGGAAGGCCGCGGCCACCCTCGAAAGCCTCGAAGATGCGACCAAGGCTGCGATCTTCGCATCCACGTACGCCTCGGAGAAGGGCATGAAGCTGGCCGATGACGGCCTGCAGGTGCTCGGTGGCCACGGTTTCATCCGCGAACATCCCGTCGAGATGTGGTACCGCGCTGCGCGCACGCTGAGCGTCCTCCAGGGCGTCGCAGCCGTCTAG
- a CDS encoding GNAT family N-acetyltransferase translates to MSDPASEAMAPGFSERAFYQREFRGRTLALATPLSDDLRHPAVTRALEILEEGGGRVVLVAPDREVLNLHSLGATFSAEEDRLEGALWRQLDKAARVGVQVGADDFASGLRNLATGLRFFKVVRLDGEGGLVTTQEGRHSFVHLEELKGWLAEGGSSLAGRDRMALWSEVAALLGAGLPAVNVCTAAGLTDELFTYSGVGTLFTRERYVGVRALTIDDYTAAADLVARGMEEGYLAPRSEAEIDRILVSGFGAFVEDHHLAGMGALLHWGDQGEISALYTLTRFLGEGVGQHLVAHAVERAASLGLRGIFACTTSQRVAAFFERQGFSQVPPDQLPPAKWKSYDPARRGKLRCLRREL, encoded by the coding sequence ATGTCCGATCCGGCCTCGGAAGCCATGGCGCCCGGATTCTCCGAGCGCGCCTTCTATCAGCGCGAGTTTCGCGGTCGAACGCTTGCTCTAGCAACCCCCCTTTCCGACGATCTGCGCCATCCCGCCGTGACCCGGGCGCTCGAGATCCTGGAGGAGGGGGGGGGGCGCGTGGTGCTGGTCGCGCCGGATCGGGAGGTGCTGAACTTGCACTCCCTGGGCGCCACGTTTTCCGCCGAGGAGGACCGGCTGGAGGGCGCGTTGTGGCGCCAGTTGGACAAAGCCGCTCGGGTTGGCGTCCAGGTCGGGGCCGATGACTTCGCCTCAGGGCTTCGCAACCTGGCGACCGGATTGCGCTTCTTCAAAGTGGTACGGCTCGATGGGGAAGGTGGCCTCGTGACGACCCAGGAAGGCCGCCATTCCTTCGTCCACCTGGAGGAACTGAAGGGTTGGCTCGCCGAGGGCGGAAGCAGCCTGGCCGGGCGCGACCGGATGGCGCTCTGGAGTGAAGTCGCCGCTCTTCTCGGCGCGGGCCTGCCTGCGGTGAACGTGTGTACGGCCGCCGGGCTGACCGACGAGCTCTTCACCTACAGTGGTGTCGGAACGCTGTTCACGCGCGAACGTTATGTCGGCGTGCGCGCGTTGACTATCGACGACTACACGGCCGCCGCCGACCTTGTCGCTCGGGGCATGGAGGAGGGCTACCTCGCACCGCGTAGCGAAGCGGAGATCGATCGCATCCTGGTCAGCGGCTTCGGCGCCTTCGTCGAGGATCACCACCTCGCGGGGATGGGCGCACTCCTCCACTGGGGCGACCAGGGCGAAATCAGCGCCCTGTATACGTTGACCCGATTTCTCGGGGAGGGTGTGGGCCAACATCTGGTGGCGCACGCCGTCGAGCGCGCAGCTTCCCTGGGGTTGCGTGGGATCTTTGCCTGCACGACCTCGCAGAGGGTCGCGGCCTTCTTCGAACGGCAGGGATTCTCCCAGGTACCGCCGGACCAGCTGCCGCCGGCCAAGTGGAAGAGCTACGACCCGGCCCGGCGCGGCAAGCTCCGCTGCCTGCGGCGAGAGCTGTAA
- a CDS encoding SLC13 family permease: MGFDGWLTLGVLVLMVAAMVREVAGPDLIVMAGLFALAATGVLTPEETFSGFANPAMAAVGALFIVSAGLRETGLLEAAVVRLFGRARGEFSALTRMCPPLAGFSAFLNNAPIVAMMTPVVIEWARRRGLSPSRFLIPLSYSTILGSLLTVIGTSVNLTVAGLIVQADMPAMRFFELLPVGLPVCFAGLAYIVFVAPRLIPARQDLAQQLGEQRREYTAAMRVETGSLLAGETVEEAGLRQLPGLFLIEIDRGGRTITPVAPQEVLREGDRLVFAGAVATIVDLQRFPGLVPDTVDAADQGGGEPRERRLIEAVISSSSPLRGQSVRDANFRTSFDAAVVAVHRNGERVGGKIGEIVLRPGDTLLLQTAVGFMRAHGNSLDFYLVSEIGGHVAPRTEKAGLAIAILVGMVGIAALDILPISIASFIAVGALIGTRCIDGRIARQSVEWNVLVVIGAGLGIALAMQKSGAASEIASLLVGGTGQLGPWITLAAVYLVTVLLSEFLHHNAAVAIMFPIAIQAASQVGADPRGFIMAIAMGANCAFANPVTYQTHLIVYGPGGYRFTDFVRVGLPLDLLCAAVALTVIPWIWPLG; encoded by the coding sequence ATGGGATTCGACGGCTGGCTCACGCTCGGCGTACTCGTCTTGATGGTGGCCGCGATGGTCCGGGAGGTCGCGGGACCGGACCTCATCGTCATGGCGGGCTTGTTCGCCTTGGCGGCTACCGGCGTGCTGACGCCTGAGGAGACTTTCTCCGGTTTCGCGAATCCGGCGATGGCCGCGGTGGGAGCCTTGTTCATCGTTTCCGCCGGCCTGCGGGAGACCGGCCTCCTGGAAGCGGCCGTGGTGCGTCTGTTTGGCCGGGCGCGGGGAGAGTTCTCGGCTCTTACCCGCATGTGCCCTCCCCTGGCAGGCTTCTCGGCATTCCTGAACAACGCACCGATCGTCGCCATGATGACCCCGGTGGTGATCGAGTGGGCGCGCCGCCGAGGCCTCTCGCCGAGCCGTTTCCTGATCCCGCTCTCCTACTCGACCATCCTCGGCAGCCTGCTCACGGTGATCGGAACGAGCGTCAACCTCACGGTGGCTGGCTTGATCGTCCAGGCCGACATGCCAGCGATGCGCTTCTTCGAGCTGCTGCCGGTTGGACTTCCCGTGTGTTTCGCCGGGCTCGCCTACATCGTCTTCGTCGCGCCCCGCTTGATCCCAGCGCGCCAGGACCTCGCCCAGCAACTCGGCGAGCAGAGACGCGAGTACACCGCGGCGATGCGGGTCGAAACCGGCAGCCTCCTGGCTGGGGAAACCGTCGAAGAGGCCGGCCTTCGCCAGCTTCCCGGCCTCTTCCTGATCGAAATCGATCGGGGCGGACGAACGATCACGCCGGTCGCTCCCCAGGAAGTCCTGCGTGAGGGGGACCGGCTGGTCTTTGCCGGTGCCGTCGCCACAATCGTCGATCTCCAGCGCTTCCCTGGCCTGGTTCCCGATACGGTCGATGCAGCCGACCAGGGCGGTGGCGAACCGCGAGAGCGCCGCTTGATCGAGGCCGTGATCTCGAGCAGTTCTCCCCTTCGCGGCCAGAGCGTCCGTGACGCCAACTTCCGGACGTCCTTCGATGCCGCCGTCGTGGCGGTGCACCGCAACGGCGAGCGCGTGGGCGGGAAGATCGGCGAGATCGTATTGCGGCCCGGCGATACGCTTCTGCTCCAGACGGCCGTCGGCTTCATGCGAGCCCACGGCAACAGCCTGGATTTCTACCTCGTGAGTGAGATCGGCGGCCACGTTGCACCGCGCACGGAGAAAGCCGGCCTGGCGATCGCCATCCTGGTCGGGATGGTCGGTATCGCCGCCCTCGACATCCTTCCGATCTCCATCGCGTCCTTCATCGCGGTCGGCGCGCTCATCGGCACGCGCTGCATCGACGGTAGAATCGCAAGGCAGAGCGTCGAATGGAACGTGCTCGTCGTAATCGGTGCGGGCCTGGGCATCGCATTGGCCATGCAGAAATCGGGCGCGGCCAGTGAGATCGCCAGCCTGCTCGTCGGCGGCACCGGCCAACTCGGCCCCTGGATCACACTGGCTGCCGTCTATCTGGTGACCGTCCTGCTCTCGGAATTCCTGCACCACAATGCAGCCGTGGCGATCATGTTCCCGATCGCGATCCAGGCAGCAAGCCAGGTCGGAGCCGATCCGCGCGGCTTCATCATGGCCATCGCCATGGGGGCGAACTGCGCCTTCGCCAACCCGGTGACCTATCAAACCCACTTGATCGTCTACGGCCCGGGCGGCTATCGGTTCACCGATTTCGTGCGCGTCGGTCTACCCCTGGACCTGCTCTGCGCGGCCGTCGCACTGACGGTCATCCCGTGGATCTGGCCGCTCGGCTAG
- a CDS encoding DUF2867 domain-containing protein, translated as MRIDAYLPEFTFSERHIIQVDAPPARVYPVARHLDFNDSRIIRALFRMRGLPAEDLRLDSLLGDRPGFAILEERPPEEFVIGLMAEGTRRIKIESAEAFHAFAPAQGLRIAWNFHLRPVEDGTLVSTQTRVQCLGATTRRLFRLYWLVIRPFSGWIRLEMLRTLKRQAETG; from the coding sequence ATGCGCATCGACGCCTACCTCCCGGAGTTCACCTTTTCCGAGCGCCACATCATCCAGGTAGACGCTCCACCGGCTCGGGTCTATCCCGTCGCGCGCCACCTCGATTTCAACGATTCCCGGATCATCCGTGCGCTGTTCCGAATGCGAGGCTTGCCTGCCGAGGATCTCCGCCTGGATTCCCTGCTGGGCGATCGGCCCGGCTTCGCGATCCTGGAAGAGCGGCCGCCGGAGGAATTCGTGATCGGCCTGATGGCCGAGGGCACGCGGCGGATCAAGATCGAAAGCGCTGAGGCCTTCCATGCCTTTGCGCCCGCCCAGGGCCTGCGCATCGCCTGGAATTTCCACCTGCGTCCCGTGGAGGACGGCACCCTCGTTTCGACACAGACACGCGTGCAGTGCCTGGGCGCGACAACGCGGCGCCTGTTTCGGCTCTACTGGCTGGTCATCCGCCCGTTCAGCGGCTGGATCCGGCTCGAAATGCTGCGCACCCTGAAGCGACAGGCCGAAACGGGCTGA